One stretch of Funiculus sociatus GB2-C1 DNA includes these proteins:
- a CDS encoding thioredoxin family protein → MVLSVSERTFTQEVLESSTPVLVHFSAPWCGVCRLINPLLTRFQAEWGGQVKLVGINADQNLKLANTYRLKTLPTLILFEGGKAVHRIDGFQGRDDLRLGLEKIMVSCLPNSA, encoded by the coding sequence ATGGTGCTTTCTGTAAGCGAACGGACGTTTACACAAGAAGTTTTAGAATCTTCGACCCCTGTTTTAGTTCATTTTTCGGCACCTTGGTGTGGAGTGTGCCGGTTGATCAACCCTCTCCTGACGCGATTTCAAGCGGAATGGGGCGGACAAGTTAAATTAGTTGGAATTAACGCCGATCAAAATTTGAAGCTGGCGAATACTTATCGCCTGAAAACTCTGCCAACGCTAATCTTGTTTGAAGGTGGCAAAGCGGTTCACCGCATTGATGGCTTCCAAGGACGGGATGATTTACGGCTAGGGCTGGAGAAAATTATGGTTAGCTGTCTGCCGAATTCGGCCTAA
- a CDS encoding NnrU family protein: MLFEVLTPSHWVMLALLLGFAIAHSGLAALRPWGEKRIGPRLYRILFALVSLPLAVVLIIYFFNHRYDGVQLWQVQGVTGVQTLVWVLSAISFLFLYPATFNLLEIAAIEKPQVHLYETGIIRITRHPQMVGQVIWCIAHTLWIGTSFTLLTSVGLVLHHLFAVWHGDRRLLARYGEAFVAAKSRTSVIPFLALLQGRQTLKLQEFLRPSYAGVVGFILLLWWAHPLLIGSTAKLNW; this comes from the coding sequence ATGTTATTTGAGGTTCTTACTCCTAGCCACTGGGTAATGCTGGCGCTACTTTTAGGGTTTGCGATCGCTCACAGTGGGTTAGCGGCGCTAAGACCGTGGGGCGAAAAACGAATTGGCCCCCGACTCTACCGCATCCTGTTTGCCCTCGTCAGTCTTCCCTTGGCGGTGGTGTTGATAATTTACTTTTTCAATCATCGCTATGATGGCGTCCAACTGTGGCAAGTTCAAGGTGTGACAGGCGTGCAAACCCTGGTATGGGTACTCTCAGCCATCTCCTTTTTGTTTCTCTATCCCGCCACCTTCAATTTGCTGGAAATCGCCGCCATCGAAAAGCCCCAAGTCCATCTGTACGAAACTGGGATTATCCGCATCACCAGGCACCCCCAGATGGTAGGACAGGTAATTTGGTGTATTGCCCACACGCTTTGGATTGGCACCAGCTTCACCCTATTGACATCAGTAGGATTAGTGCTACACCATTTATTCGCAGTATGGCATGGCGATCGCCGTCTTTTAGCTCGCTATGGAGAAGCCTTTGTTGCTGCCAAATCTCGTACCTCTGTCATCCCCTTCTTAGCGCTTCTGCAAGGTCGTCAAACCCTTAAGTTGCAAGAATTTCTCCGTCCCTCCTATGCGGGAGTCGTCGGTTTCATCCTGCTGCTGTGGTGGGCGCACCCCTTGTTGATTGGATCGACAGCAAAACTCAATTGGTAG
- a CDS encoding LysR family transcriptional regulator — MSDLPFTLDQLRILKAIAAEGSFKRAADSLYVSQPAVSLQVQNLERQLDVPLFDRGGRRAQLTEAGHLLLSYGEKILTLCQETCRAIEDLQNLQGGTLIIGASQTTGTYLLPRMIGMFRQQYPDVAVQLHVHSTRRTAWSVANGQVDLAIIGGEVPSELHDSLDIIPYAEDELALILPVFHPFAKLETIHREDLYKLQFIALDSQSTIRKVIDQVLTRSDIDTRRLKIEMELNSIEAIKNAVQAGLGAAFVSVSAIEKELQMGVLHRAHIDDVVVKRTLWVIVNPNRYRSKAAEAFTKEILPEFASPGWGKVLEESSVLEADAFKAAAPNPAGS; from the coding sequence ATGTCTGACCTTCCTTTCACTTTAGACCAACTCCGCATTCTTAAAGCGATCGCCGCTGAGGGGAGCTTCAAGCGTGCCGCCGATAGCCTGTATGTTTCGCAACCCGCTGTCAGCCTCCAAGTGCAAAACTTAGAGCGACAGTTAGATGTGCCGTTGTTCGACCGGGGTGGACGCCGCGCCCAGCTAACGGAAGCAGGGCATCTCCTCCTCAGCTATGGGGAAAAAATCCTGACACTTTGCCAGGAAACTTGCCGCGCGATTGAAGATTTGCAAAATCTCCAAGGCGGTACGCTGATTATCGGTGCTTCTCAGACGACAGGAACGTATTTGTTGCCCCGGATGATTGGGATGTTTCGGCAACAATATCCGGATGTAGCAGTGCAATTACACGTTCACTCGACGCGCCGCACTGCTTGGAGTGTCGCTAATGGGCAAGTTGACCTGGCAATTATCGGCGGAGAAGTTCCTTCTGAGCTACATGACTCCTTAGATATTATTCCCTACGCCGAAGATGAGTTGGCGTTGATCTTGCCAGTCTTTCATCCCTTCGCCAAACTGGAAACCATCCACAGAGAAGATTTGTATAAATTGCAGTTTATTGCCTTGGACTCTCAATCAACCATTCGTAAGGTTATTGACCAAGTGCTCACACGCAGCGACATTGATACTCGCCGCCTCAAAATCGAGATGGAACTAAACTCGATTGAAGCGATAAAAAATGCTGTGCAAGCAGGATTAGGAGCAGCTTTTGTTTCAGTTTCGGCGATAGAAAAAGAGTTGCAGATGGGCGTTCTCCACAGGGCTCACATTGACGATGTAGTGGTTAAACGGACGCTGTGGGTGATTGTTAACCCGAATCGCTACCGCTCTAAGGCAGCAGAAGCTTTTACTAAAGAAATTTTGCCAGAATTTGCCTCACCTGGATGGGGAAAGGTGCTGGAGGAGTCATCTGTCCTTGAAGCAGATGCTTTTAAAGCAGCTGCTCCTAACCCAGCAGGAAGTTAA
- a CDS encoding serine/threonine-protein kinase: MEIYCTRPGCPRPQNFFSELDNNTILKTVQQKYCTTCGMPLILDGRYVPTKLLGRGGFGAAFLARDRRTPGMRYCVVKQFQPVGDLNPEQLQIAQNLFEREGEVLEDLGRHQQIPDLFAFFEIILPSMQTGKQDQFFYLVQEFIDGQNLEEELAAKGQFSQAEVLQLLQEILPVLKFVHDNNSIHRDIKLSNIMRRKDGLIYLLDFGAVKQVTKGTTGGSSTGIYSMGFAPPEQMSRGQIYPSTDLYALAVTCITLVTGKQPNELFDTFNNQWNWRSQAKVSDRFAEILDRMLLPAPNQRFQSAQEVLSAINAINQTTPPPQPVAPTQVPSTRPVAPAAPVSLPTPAPTQPPAPVPLPSKARFSLIEILAGAAFTGFEGGLLLIALSSLLPSPGISIGLLGMVIGGLIFAQYRRLIEGKDLPIIAGITLLVVMFLPGVKTLIASLIPGNPAIAGVLFVAIVAAAGAIAITALFRLIYKLLSSIF, from the coding sequence ATGGAAATTTATTGCACCCGTCCAGGCTGCCCCCGACCCCAAAACTTTTTTTCCGAGCTCGATAACAACACTATTCTCAAGACGGTGCAACAAAAGTATTGCACTACTTGTGGAATGCCCCTAATTTTAGATGGGCGCTATGTGCCAACAAAGCTGTTGGGGCGTGGGGGATTTGGGGCGGCGTTTCTCGCACGCGATCGCCGCACTCCTGGTATGCGCTACTGCGTAGTAAAACAGTTTCAACCTGTGGGCGACTTAAACCCAGAACAGCTACAAATCGCCCAAAATTTATTTGAACGGGAAGGAGAAGTTTTAGAAGACTTGGGCAGGCACCAGCAAATTCCAGACTTGTTTGCTTTCTTTGAAATAATACTGCCCAGTATGCAAACGGGAAAACAAGATCAGTTTTTCTATCTGGTACAGGAATTTATCGATGGACAAAACTTGGAGGAGGAACTAGCGGCTAAGGGACAGTTCTCACAAGCCGAGGTGTTGCAACTGTTGCAGGAAATCCTCCCGGTGCTGAAGTTTGTCCATGACAATAACTCGATCCACCGAGATATTAAGCTTTCTAACATCATGCGTCGTAAAGACGGTTTGATTTATCTGTTAGATTTTGGTGCCGTCAAGCAGGTGACGAAGGGAACGACTGGTGGATCGTCAACTGGGATTTATTCGATGGGATTCGCGCCACCAGAGCAAATGAGTAGGGGACAAATCTACCCGTCAACAGATTTGTATGCTTTGGCTGTGACTTGCATTACCTTGGTGACTGGCAAGCAGCCAAACGAGCTATTTGATACTTTCAACAACCAGTGGAACTGGAGAAGTCAGGCAAAAGTAAGCGATCGCTTTGCCGAAATCCTCGACCGAATGCTCTTGCCTGCACCTAATCAACGCTTTCAGTCCGCCCAGGAAGTTCTCAGCGCCATCAACGCCATCAACCAAACAACGCCACCGCCGCAACCAGTAGCACCCACTCAGGTTCCTTCGACCCGCCCAGTAGCGCCAGCAGCGCCTGTTAGCCTCCCAACACCCGCACCGACTCAACCGCCAGCCCCCGTCCCACTTCCCTCTAAAGCGAGATTTTCTCTAATAGAAATCTTGGCAGGGGCAGCTTTCACTGGGTTTGAGGGTGGCTTACTGTTGATAGCCTTGAGCAGTCTTTTGCCATCACCAGGGATTAGCATTGGATTATTGGGGATGGTTATCGGAGGTCTGATTTTTGCCCAATATCGCCGCCTAATTGAAGGCAAGGATTTGCCAATTATTGCTGGCATTACCCTGCTAGTTGTGATGTTCCTCCCCGGCGTGAAAACGTTGATTGCCAGCTTGATACCTGGAAATCCTGCGATCGCGGGTGTATTATTTGTGGCGATTGTAGCTGCGGCGGGCGCGATCGCAATTACAGCCCTGTTTCGCCTCATCTACAAATTGCTTTCTAGTATATTTTAA
- a CDS encoding ABC transporter substrate-binding protein, producing the protein MSHKNETAVLVTSLFITAIFIAAVAWWVTKPQDKPPGVPTSPNGPVDTTPENPLNSISFGEKILVAEEVRGGSPAFKTLKQAGVNDIAAGKYNEAVSQLSAALRENRNAPETLIYLNNARINLNQQKSYTIAVAVPIGSDPNGSLEVLRGVALAQNEINQAGGINGVLLKVAIANDNNQEEQAKKIASALVDNKDVLGVVGHWASQVTLAVAPIYDSKLVAISPISTAVSLSGKSLYIFRTVPSDYMAARALADYMLTKLQRRKVAVFFNSKSTYSQSLKSEFVTAVGLAGGQVKNEYDLSDSAFSAAGSVEQAIEQGAEVLMLASNTGELDKALQVVQVNRKRLSMLAGDDVYAIKTLEIGADAALGMVVAVPWDIDGDPTSAFPRQARELFGSDVNWRTALAYDAAKALIAAIQRNPTRTGVQQALASSDFTTKGASGTIGFLPSGDRNGTIQLVKIVADKRSPTTYDFVPVPR; encoded by the coding sequence ATGTCTCACAAAAATGAAACTGCGGTTCTAGTAACATCTTTATTTATCACTGCTATCTTCATAGCAGCTGTTGCTTGGTGGGTTACAAAACCGCAAGACAAACCTCCGGGTGTACCAACATCCCCAAATGGCCCGGTAGATACAACCCCAGAAAATCCGCTCAACTCTATCAGTTTTGGGGAAAAAATTTTAGTGGCAGAGGAGGTTAGAGGTGGGAGTCCTGCCTTCAAAACTTTAAAACAAGCGGGAGTAAATGACATTGCAGCCGGAAAATATAATGAAGCAGTTTCCCAACTATCAGCAGCACTAAGGGAAAACCGTAACGCTCCCGAAACGTTAATTTATTTAAACAATGCCCGAATTAATCTTAATCAGCAAAAATCTTACACGATTGCCGTAGCCGTACCGATTGGCAGTGACCCGAATGGTTCTTTAGAGGTATTGCGCGGGGTGGCTCTTGCCCAAAATGAAATTAATCAGGCTGGGGGAATTAACGGGGTACTGCTAAAAGTAGCGATCGCCAACGACAATAATCAAGAAGAACAAGCAAAAAAAATTGCCAGCGCCTTAGTTGACAATAAAGACGTTTTAGGAGTTGTCGGTCATTGGGCAAGTCAAGTTACTTTAGCAGTGGCTCCCATCTACGACTCTAAACTTGTTGCGATTTCCCCTATCAGTACCGCCGTTAGTCTTTCCGGCAAAAGTCTCTATATTTTTCGCACCGTCCCCAGCGATTATATGGCGGCTAGGGCGTTAGCGGATTATATGCTTACCAAATTGCAACGGAGAAAGGTAGCTGTTTTCTTTAATTCCAAAAGTACCTATAGTCAGTCCCTCAAGTCTGAGTTTGTCACGGCTGTTGGACTGGCAGGCGGGCAGGTGAAAAATGAGTATGACCTATCTGATTCTGCTTTTAGTGCTGCTGGGAGTGTAGAACAGGCAATTGAGCAAGGGGCAGAGGTGCTCATGTTAGCCTCAAACACGGGTGAACTAGACAAGGCACTTCAGGTAGTTCAGGTAAACCGGAAACGGTTAAGTATGCTGGCAGGAGATGATGTTTACGCGATCAAAACTTTGGAAATTGGTGCAGATGCGGCACTAGGAATGGTGGTGGCTGTTCCCTGGGACATTGACGGCGACCCAACTTCAGCCTTTCCCCGCCAAGCCAGAGAGCTTTTTGGATCTGATGTGAACTGGCGTACCGCCCTCGCCTATGATGCTGCAAAGGCTTTGATTGCGGCGATCCAGCGCAACCCCACCCGAACCGGGGTGCAACAAGCGCTCGCATCATCAGACTTTACGACAAAGGGAGCCTCTGGCACAATTGGTTTTTTGCCGTCAGGCGATCGCAATGGGACAATTCAACTGGTGAAAATCGTTGCCGATAAGCGCTCACCAACTACCTATGACTTTGTACCAGTACCTCGATGA
- a CDS encoding PstS family phosphate ABC transporter substrate-binding protein, which produces MSQKNETTVLVLALLITAGLLGGGFWWFTNRSGVNLGGKPINATNQSAQSTVETFAQVQGVPSGLFSYGGSTTWAPIRKEVDWGIQTVWPKFVLRYTDPTSGAPGSGAGIKMLLNNQLAFAQSSRSIKDEEYQQAQQRGFTLKEIPVAIDGIAIAVNPNLNIPGLTIAQLKDIYTGKITNWQEVGGSNLSIKPYSRRIEEGGTIEFFAENVLQGQNFGANVQFIGTTTEALREVATNPGSIYYASAPEVVGQCTVKPLPLGRTSDQLVPPYQEPFVPLEQCPTQRNGLNSSAFQSGKYPITRNLFVIVKLNGQPDQQAGEAYANLLLTQQGQQLLEEAGFVRIR; this is translated from the coding sequence ATGTCGCAGAAAAACGAAACGACAGTTCTAGTCTTAGCCCTCCTGATAACGGCTGGGTTGTTAGGCGGCGGGTTCTGGTGGTTTACCAATCGGTCTGGTGTAAATTTGGGTGGTAAGCCCATTAATGCAACCAACCAATCTGCACAATCTACAGTTGAAACTTTTGCTCAGGTTCAAGGCGTTCCATCGGGACTATTTAGTTACGGTGGTAGCACAACTTGGGCCCCAATTCGTAAAGAAGTAGACTGGGGAATCCAAACTGTTTGGCCTAAGTTTGTCCTGCGCTACACCGATCCTACCAGCGGTGCGCCTGGATCTGGTGCTGGCATCAAAATGCTATTAAATAATCAGCTCGCCTTTGCACAATCTTCGCGCTCAATTAAAGATGAAGAATATCAGCAGGCACAACAACGGGGTTTTACTCTCAAAGAAATACCCGTAGCGATTGATGGAATTGCGATCGCAGTGAATCCAAATCTCAACATCCCCGGTCTTACCATCGCCCAACTCAAAGACATTTACACAGGCAAAATAACCAACTGGCAGGAAGTCGGTGGTTCTAATCTTTCCATTAAACCTTACTCTCGTCGCATTGAAGAAGGAGGCACAATCGAATTCTTTGCAGAAAACGTCTTACAAGGACAGAACTTTGGTGCCAACGTTCAGTTTATCGGCACGACAACCGAAGCCTTGAGAGAAGTAGCAACTAATCCAGGCAGCATCTACTACGCCTCAGCGCCGGAAGTAGTCGGTCAGTGTACCGTTAAACCCCTGCCGCTTGGTCGAACATCCGATCAACTGGTTCCTCCCTATCAAGAGCCTTTCGTACCCCTTGAACAATGCCCAACTCAGCGCAACGGCTTAAACTCCAGTGCCTTTCAAAGCGGTAAATACCCAATTACTCGCAATTTATTTGTCATTGTTAAACTAAATGGTCAACCAGACCAACAGGCAGGAGAAGCATACGCCAATTTATTGCTTACACAGCAAGGTCAACAACTGCTGGAAGAAGCTGGATTTGTCAGAATCCGCTGA
- a CDS encoding PstS family phosphate ABC transporter substrate-binding protein, producing the protein MSQKNETLLLLLTLLITAGLLGGGFLWFTNRSSVELTGRRINATNQSAQSTSETFGSVQGVPSGLISYGGSTTWVPIRKDVDSAIQRTWPKFQLRYTNPSKGAPNSETGIRMLLENQLDFAQSSVPIPNKYYQQAQQRGISLKEIAVAIDALAVVVNPSLNIPGLTVEQVDKIYEGKIINWNQVGGPNLKIKPYSKAQQKADSHIEFTATTTEALRGVARNPGGIFYASAPLLVTQCNVKPLPLGRNANQLVSPYKEPLVPLSECPAKRNQLNIDAFKSGQYPNTRRLFVIVKQNGQLDEQAGEAYAKLLLTAQGQKLIAKAGFVRIR; encoded by the coding sequence ATGTCGCAAAAGAACGAAACACTGCTTCTACTTTTAACCCTCCTGATAACAGCTGGGTTATTAGGTGGCGGGTTCTTGTGGTTTACCAATCGGTCAAGCGTTGAATTGACTGGGAGGCGCATTAATGCAACCAATCAATCTGCACAATCCACATCTGAAACTTTTGGCTCTGTTCAAGGCGTTCCATCGGGACTAATTAGTTACGGTGGCAGCACTACTTGGGTACCTATCCGCAAAGATGTAGATTCAGCCATTCAAAGAACATGGCCTAAGTTCCAGTTGCGCTACACCAACCCCAGCAAGGGTGCCCCTAACTCTGAGACAGGTATTCGGATGTTATTAGAAAATCAACTGGACTTTGCTCAGTCTTCAGTTCCTATTCCAAACAAATATTATCAGCAAGCGCAACAACGTGGTATTAGCCTTAAAGAGATAGCAGTCGCGATCGATGCTCTGGCAGTTGTTGTCAACCCTAGCTTAAACATCCCAGGTCTGACTGTAGAGCAGGTAGATAAAATTTACGAAGGCAAGATTATTAACTGGAATCAAGTCGGTGGCCCCAACCTTAAAATTAAGCCTTACAGTAAAGCCCAGCAAAAAGCCGATTCTCATATTGAATTTACGGCGACTACGACCGAGGCTCTACGCGGGGTAGCTAGAAATCCCGGAGGTATTTTCTACGCTTCAGCACCGCTACTGGTAACGCAGTGTAATGTTAAGCCGTTGCCGTTGGGCCGTAATGCTAATCAGCTGGTTTCCCCTTACAAAGAGCCATTGGTTCCTCTGTCTGAGTGTCCTGCTAAACGCAACCAACTGAATATTGATGCTTTCAAGAGCGGTCAATATCCGAATACTCGGCGGTTGTTTGTTATTGTCAAACAGAATGGTCAACTCGACGAGCAGGCAGGTGAAGCTTATGCCAAACTATTGCTGACAGCTCAAGGACAAAAATTGATCGCAAAAGCTGGATTTGTCAGAATCCGCTAA
- a CDS encoding PstS family phosphate ABC transporter substrate-binding protein, translated as MSQKNETPVLILALLITSALLGGGFWWFTKRSGVDVGNLSKPTPSASQPAQPDNSASSPPVNQTNQTAQSAGEGFAQVQNVPTGLFSYGGSTSFAPIRLSVDSAIQAARPEFKLRYVNPTSSSAGSGTGIKMLIDGKLDFAQSSRPILSQEYQQAQQRGFGLKEFAIAIDGLAVAVNPNLDIPGLTLDQLKSIYTGKITNWQELGGPNVAIKPYTRPNQGGTVELFIEEVLANEKFGTNVEFVPDTTTALRKLAANTGGIYFASAPEVVPQCSIKPLPLGSKAGEFVTPYQQPLVSPQECPDKRNQLNIAAFQNGQYPITRKLFVVVKQNGQREQQAGEAYSNFLQTQKGQELISDIGFVRIR; from the coding sequence ATGTCTCAGAAAAACGAAACACCTGTTCTGATATTGGCTCTTTTGATTACATCTGCATTATTAGGCGGCGGCTTCTGGTGGTTTACCAAACGCTCTGGCGTTGACGTGGGTAACTTGTCCAAACCCACCCCATCGGCAAGTCAACCCGCGCAACCCGATAATTCTGCCTCCAGTCCCCCAGTCAATCAAACCAATCAAACAGCACAATCGGCGGGTGAAGGCTTTGCCCAAGTGCAAAATGTCCCCACTGGGCTATTTAGCTATGGTGGTAGCACCTCGTTTGCACCGATTCGCCTTTCAGTAGACTCAGCTATACAAGCGGCGCGACCTGAGTTTAAATTGCGCTATGTTAATCCAACCAGTAGTTCCGCCGGATCTGGTACGGGCATCAAGATGTTAATAGATGGGAAACTTGATTTTGCCCAATCCTCCCGACCAATTCTTTCACAGGAATATCAACAAGCACAGCAACGCGGTTTTGGTCTGAAAGAATTTGCCATTGCCATTGATGGATTAGCAGTAGCTGTTAACCCAAATCTCGATATTCCAGGTTTGACTTTAGACCAGTTGAAATCTATCTACACTGGCAAGATTACCAACTGGCAAGAACTGGGTGGCCCGAATGTGGCAATAAAACCCTATACCCGCCCAAACCAGGGCGGCACAGTGGAACTATTTATCGAAGAAGTTTTGGCCAATGAAAAGTTTGGTACAAATGTTGAGTTTGTCCCTGACACTACTACCGCACTACGAAAACTCGCTGCTAACACTGGCGGAATTTATTTTGCTTCTGCGCCAGAGGTAGTGCCGCAGTGTAGCATTAAACCTTTGCCACTGGGCAGTAAAGCGGGTGAATTTGTGACACCCTATCAACAGCCTTTGGTATCTCCTCAAGAGTGTCCCGATAAACGCAATCAGCTCAATATTGCGGCTTTCCAAAACGGGCAATACCCGATTACTCGAAAGCTGTTTGTCGTAGTTAAACAGAATGGTCAGCGAGAGCAACAAGCTGGAGAAGCTTATTCTAACTTTTTACAGACGCAGAAGGGTCAGGAACTGATTAGCGACATTGGATTTGTCCGCATCCGCTAA
- a CDS encoding Crp/Fnr family transcriptional regulator has protein sequence MHSPSSTSEVSRPFLTWQRILDWAQEHYRYRTFTKDERIPARPGLLYLVQRGAIRLVGTAQITATTSNSAAKAMRLSPEEAFLGFVGAGQPFEIVAQSPFTLQAYAHVDQTSVVWMYWHDLDNWPHFRREVFDAFRYQHQRKLLWLSTLGQRRTIDRLLGFLTLLIEEFGEPYENGYCLPFPLTHAQIGSAIGSTRVTVTRLMGKLRQKGLIRTQGDNLLCLPISTLGSNNNN, from the coding sequence ATGCATTCACCATCCTCCACATCAGAGGTATCTCGCCCCTTTTTAACCTGGCAAAGAATTCTTGACTGGGCGCAGGAACATTATCGATATCGAACTTTCACCAAAGACGAACGGATTCCGGCCAGACCAGGACTGTTGTATTTAGTGCAGAGGGGTGCTATCCGCTTGGTAGGTACAGCTCAAATTACTGCTACCACCAGTAATTCTGCTGCTAAAGCCATGCGTTTGAGTCCAGAAGAAGCTTTTTTAGGCTTTGTTGGTGCCGGACAGCCATTTGAAATTGTGGCGCAGTCACCATTTACACTCCAGGCTTACGCCCACGTCGATCAAACTTCTGTGGTGTGGATGTACTGGCATGACCTGGACAACTGGCCGCATTTTCGCCGAGAGGTATTTGATGCCTTTCGCTATCAGCATCAGCGCAAGCTGCTGTGGCTGAGTACGCTGGGACAAAGGCGGACAATTGACCGACTTTTGGGATTTTTGACCCTGTTAATTGAAGAATTCGGCGAACCATATGAAAACGGTTACTGTCTGCCATTTCCTCTGACTCATGCCCAAATTGGCAGTGCTATTGGTTCCACTCGCGTAACCGTGACTCGGTTAATGGGCAAGTTACGCCAAAAGGGATTAATCCGAACACAAGGAGATAATTTGCTGTGTTTACCGATATCTACTTTGGGTTCCAATAATAACAACTAG
- a CDS encoding DALR anticodon-binding domain-containing protein translates to MSLSNIGCASLQHLLIIQLQTAIGLYRERETLYTQAQQLSTAEENLSLSVGLMAGEAIPLKRFWHTGILYRSSVALKLAPLWNLPALEIAAGLAKYLCATTDTNQENITLQSFTIQVTPPGLIEFQLTDRGMALCLQFLVNRDSGQFPIPNSQFPIPNSQSLSSFPIQYAHARCCSLLRLGEREGLIRLGVPALRIVEPDVIPWLNEDSVRLVDPTERSLIAQVLGLLDELDGWGQPDWVKLAIALSQTWESFYRECRIFGEVKTQTPHLAQARLGLVAATGSILRSLLQNRLFILAPTEL, encoded by the coding sequence GTGAGTTTATCAAACATTGGCTGCGCTAGTCTTCAGCATCTGCTGATTATTCAGCTACAGACAGCTATCGGTTTGTACAGAGAAAGAGAAACTTTGTATACACAAGCACAACAATTGTCTACAGCTGAGGAAAATTTGTCTTTGAGTGTTGGGTTGATGGCTGGGGAGGCAATTCCTTTAAAGCGATTTTGGCATACGGGCATTCTATACAGGTCGAGCGTAGCGCTGAAACTTGCACCCCTGTGGAACCTGCCAGCTCTGGAAATTGCTGCTGGCTTGGCTAAATATCTCTGTGCCACTACCGATACAAATCAGGAAAATATAACTTTACAAAGTTTTACAATTCAAGTTACTCCTCCCGGTTTAATTGAATTCCAACTAACCGATCGGGGAATGGCACTTTGCTTGCAGTTCTTGGTGAACAGAGACAGTGGGCAATTCCCAATTCCCAATTCCCAATTCCCAATTCCCAATTCCCAATCCTTATCAAGTTTCCCTATACAGTACGCCCATGCTCGTTGCTGCTCTCTGCTGCGCTTAGGAGAGCGGGAAGGTTTAATCCGGCTAGGTGTTCCGGCTCTGAGGATAGTCGAGCCAGACGTGATTCCTTGGCTGAATGAAGATTCCGTCCGCTTAGTTGATCCAACAGAACGCTCTTTGATTGCTCAGGTGCTGGGGTTGTTAGATGAATTGGACGGATGGGGTCAACCCGACTGGGTGAAACTGGCGATCGCTTTGAGTCAAACTTGGGAAAGCTTCTACCGTGAGTGTCGCATTTTTGGTGAAGTGAAGACCCAGACACCGCATCTGGCTCAAGCCAGATTAGGTTTAGTGGCGGCTACTGGCTCCATTTTGCGATCGCTGTTGCAAAATCGGTTATTCATCCTAGCACCGACAGAACTTTGA
- a CDS encoding Cof-type HAD-IIB family hydrolase — protein MPKPSSANQVSAGSLPSVNSDAIRLLVLDIDGTIAGVSNDIREPVLQAIRAAQAKGIQIAIATGRMYRSTLRFHQQVGSTLPVMAYQGAWIQDPAQNQVLRHCPVSKPLVLQLLDYFEEPELRSLLSIHFYINDQLYVREITPATQAYSERSGIQPIAVGDLRNVLNTEPTKVLALCEDTAVIDNLMGTLRSRYTPAELYLTTSVATFFEATHPSVNKGTAVRYLAEEILGLEASNVMAIGDNFNDFEMLEYAGIGVAMGNAPADVQAIATWVAPSVEQDGAATAIEKFLL, from the coding sequence ATGCCAAAACCTTCTTCTGCTAACCAGGTAAGTGCGGGAAGCTTGCCCAGTGTAAACTCTGATGCTATTCGATTACTGGTGCTAGACATCGATGGCACCATTGCTGGTGTATCCAACGATATCCGGGAACCTGTACTCCAGGCGATTCGTGCCGCCCAGGCGAAGGGCATTCAGATAGCGATCGCGACTGGGAGGATGTATCGTTCTACTTTGCGCTTCCATCAGCAAGTCGGCTCGACGCTGCCTGTGATGGCGTATCAAGGGGCATGGATTCAAGATCCTGCACAAAACCAAGTTCTCAGGCATTGTCCTGTCTCTAAACCATTAGTGTTGCAGTTGTTGGATTACTTTGAGGAACCAGAGTTGCGATCGCTACTTTCTATCCACTTCTATATCAACGACCAGCTTTATGTCCGGGAAATTACGCCAGCTACACAAGCTTACTCAGAGCGTTCTGGTATCCAGCCTATCGCTGTAGGCGACCTGCGTAACGTTTTAAATACTGAACCGACGAAAGTTTTGGCTCTGTGTGAGGATACTGCCGTAATTGACAACCTGATGGGTACGTTGCGATCGCGTTACACCCCGGCTGAACTGTACTTAACTACATCGGTGGCGACTTTCTTTGAAGCAACTCACCCCAGCGTTAATAAAGGAACGGCGGTGCGCTACTTAGCTGAAGAGATACTGGGACTGGAAGCCAGTAATGTGATGGCCATTGGGGATAATTTTAATGATTTCGAGATGCTGGAATACGCTGGAATTGGTGTAGCGATGGGTAATGCACCCGCAGACGTTCAAGCGATCGCTACTTGGGTAGCTCCCAGTGTTGAGCAAGACGGTGCTGCTACCGCAATTGAGAAGTTCCTACTTTAA